DNA sequence from the uncultured Fretibacterium sp. genome:
AGCCCGGTCTGGGGCTGGACTCGAGGGAGGAGCGTTTTCTTCGGCGCCTGGCCGACGGCGGTCGGGCCTCGAATGGGGCTGGAGGGGCGGCGTCGGGCCGCCCTGCCGAAGGACGGAGCATGGACTCGTACCTCGAGAGGGGACGGGAGACGAGGGCGCCGATGTCTGCCGGGAAGGCTGAGAGGCACGAGGTTGAGAGACACGAGATGAGTGTCTCCCGCCAATCCCGTTTCGGAAGAGGGAGGAGCGCGATAGGGCTGGATGAGCTGGCGGAGCGGGAAGGAAGGGGCAGGTCGTGAACCGCGCGCTGGGACTGATCGAGGTGCTGGGGCTCACGGCGGCCATGACTGCCCTGGATGCGGCGATCAAGGCGGCCGATGTGACCTTCCTGGGCAAGGAGAAGGTGATCGGGGTAGGTAAGGCTATCAGCCTGACGCTTCGCATCGAGGGCGAGGTCGCTGCGGTCCAGGCCGCCGTCGATGCCGCTGCGGCAGCTGTAAGGAACATAGGGACCGTGTTTTCCGCGCGGGTGATTGCACGGCCCGACGCGGAGTTGTCGGAGCTCTGGCGCCGTCTTGAGGGCTGAGTTCCTCGGGCGGGGTCGTTTGCGAACGGCGCGTGTTTTGCGGTGCTTTTGGTTTTGCGATGTTATTGATCCCAAATCCGCAGGTTAAAAATTGTGGAAACTTGCCCACACTCACTGCGGGAGAGAGTTTCGGAAGAGAATTTCCCTGTCTCTTTTGTTATTTTACTTTTCACCCAACGGGTGAAAAGTAAAATAACAGACAGGTGTCCAGAGGACGAGTCCTCTGGTGGGGTCTGGGGCGAAGCCCCAGGGCCTTA
Encoded proteins:
- a CDS encoding BMC domain-containing protein — translated: MNRALGLIEVLGLTAAMTALDAAIKAADVTFLGKEKVIGVGKAISLTLRIEGEVAAVQAAVDAAAAAVRNIGTVFSARVIARPDAELSELWRRLEG